TGTCGCTGGCGGTAATAACGCCCTTGTTATCCATCACACCTCCTTTTGGAAGCACCGACCAGGTAAATGGCAGATCCAACCTGCTGCCGTCGCTTCCATAAGCAGCCGCTTTAAATTGCTTGCGTGCGTTTACGAAAACACTGGTGCTATCCGGTGTTACCGTGATATGCGACAGGGAAACCTCGGTAGCCCTTATCACCTTCAACCAGTTGAAGTTCCAGCCCGAAGCAGTGGACTGCAGGATAAGCGTTCTCTTGCCACCGGGCAATTGAAAAGGGGCAGATGTTACCGTTGTCCAGTTTTGCCATCCACCACTTGCGGGAAGATTGATGGTGGTTAACAATGTATCACCAACCATCACCTTAACAGTTGCGGCCGTGTTAACAGCTACCCGAAGCTGAATGCGGTAACTGCCTGTCCAGGGCGTATTGATATCATATTCCAGAAAGCTGGTGGAGGCGATATAACTAACATTCAATACGCCACTTGTATCCTGTACCGGTTCTGTACAACAGGTATTACTGTAGTCAAAAGCTTCCGCTTCTATTCGTGCCGGAATAGGCTTATAGTTGGCAGTGCGTATGGTAACATTTGCCGTTGCCCTTATTGTATCGATACCAGACGCAGCAGTAGCAGTTACAATACCTGGGGCAACAACAGTAGCCAGCCCTGTATTTGTAATACTATTACCAGTGCCCGTTATTGTCCATACCGGGGTTAGCTCCATAGGAAAATCATTCTGATCAAAGATCCTGGCAGTGTATTGATATTTTTTACCTGGTATAAAAGCACGATTGGCCGGGCTTATAATCATACTATCCGGAACGGGAGTACCTATCCCTTTCTGGTAAACACGAACATAATCAACCAGCATACTGTCGGGCCAGTCGGCAGCAGTAATGGCGCCGCCCATACCTCCGCCAATGGCGAGGTTAAGGATCACGTGGAATTTCTGGTCAAAAGGCCAGTCACGCCAGGTTGTTTTAGGATTAACATAGGTATAGTTCTTTGTTCCATCGAACAGGAAGACAATGGAATCTTCTGTCCATTCCATACCATAGGTATGAAAAACAGTATCGACATCTGGCATCAGCCTTGATGCAGAAAGGTGTCCTCCATTCTGCCAGTTATTATTCTGGGTGTGCACGGTAGACAGAACGGTTCCGAAGCTATTGCCAACATGCTCCATAATATCCAGTTCACCACTTTGCGGCCATGCGCCGTAAGCGCTTGTTGTGGGCATGAGCCAGATAGCAGGCCAGGAGCCTCTAGCCCTGGGAAGTCTGGCACGGACCTCTACTTTTCCGTATTTAAAGTCAACCTTGTTCTGTGTGATCAGGCGTGCCGAAGACCAGGGATCAGTAGTATTGTAGTTGGGAAAATCCCTTTTTCCTGTGATGACCAGACAGCCATTGCGCACGCGGGCATTATCATAAGAAGTGTCAGTATATACCTGTTGTTCACCATTAATCCATGCCTTGGGCCTTGGATCTACCGTCCATTTGGTAAGGTCGGGCAAGCCGGAGCCATTGAACTCATCGGAGAAGATGAGCGTGTAATTGGGATTCCCTTCAAATACTACATTTCCTTTAGCAATGTATTGTGCTGCCCCGGAGGAATCGAGCTGTGATCCGGCAATCGTTAGTTTCAGATCGTAACGCGAATAGTTAACGGAGGAATTACCACCTAATACAATATTCACTACTGTATCGTTCACCCTGTGCAGGCTGTCGATGAAAACACCCGCCGGAAAAGGGGCCGTCCATTGAGACTTATCGAGTATGCTCTTAAACGTATTACCATGTACAGTAGCCTGAATTAAAGCACCTTGCTCCTGCCCCATTGATATGCTTGTATTACCGAGTGTAACAGAAGCTGGATCGGGGCCCTGCACCAGGTCGAAGTATAAGATCCCGCTTGCTTTTTTCCCGTCAATAAAATGAACTTCCAGGCGATTGAGATCGGTTCTATTACTTACAGTTTTAAAATCGAATGTTGCTTCTTCCCAGGTATTGATGTTTTTTATCTTATAGGTGAAGTAAACTGCTTTGTTATAGTTGGTACCTGGCTGCAGCTTGAACATCACATCTTCTTTGACATTACTATAGACCAGCATTTTAAAGACCGTGTTGCCATGCAGATCAAACGAGTCAGGCAAGCTACAGCCGGCTGTCATCCATTCAAAGGAAGTAGTGTCTTTATTGAATTTAGCCACTTTGCTGCTTGTATTCAGCCCGCCTGGCGCCGGATTAGGTACACCAAATTCCACTTTACCGGTAGTAGTATTACCGGCATAGAAGTCCCACCGGCCAGAGCAGGGCCCATTTCCTTCCATATCATCCAGGATCAGGAACTGCGCCTTGAGGTTTCCGCAAAGGCCTATCAGCAGGAACAGGAGAACGGAATAAAAACGGGCTGGTACAAACATGGCAAAGGCATCCCCCCTTGTGGGAGCAATCGTTAGGTATTTCATAAAGGCAGTGTTTAACGGATGTTATTTCAAATTAGGATTCATAAGCACGTCGGCTCCCGGAATTGGCAATGTATAGTTGGCTTTGGTGATAGTACCTACAGGTTTCAGATCTCCATCGTTTTTATTGGCATTGGCTTCTTCTACTTTTTCCAGTCGCACGAGATCGAACCAGCGGCACCATTCACCGGCGAATTCCCAGGCTCTTTCGTTCACGACTGCATTGGCAAATTCAGCAGGAGCCATGCCAGCAGGCAGATCGGTTAATCCTGCACGCTGCCTCACGGCATTTATTGCTTTGTAGGCATCATCGTTAACAGTTCCGCTACGTGCCAGAGCCTCGGCGTAGGTAAGCAACACATGCGCATACCTGATCATGATGACGGGATTGGCAGACATGTAAGTATTCTTTGTTCCTGACTGAATCGTAAACTTCTTATAGTAAGGATGTTTGGTAGAAACATTCTGCCAGGGAACAGTATTGCCGTTTATTACGAAGCTAGTAGAGAAGGTTTCATCTTTACGGCTGCCCGCGGGGAAGTTGTTGAAGAAATTAAGCTCAGGGAAAAAGTCAGTCCACCCCCCTTCATCTTCGGGCATAGTAGACAGGCCATAGAAAGAATTATACGTGATCCACTGGCCTCTTGTGTAAAGAGCAAACACATCTTCTGAAGTGCCGCCCGCAAAGATCTTCAGAAAACCACCCTGGTAGAGATCAACAGCATAAGTTGTTTTATTGTCGATCACTTCTTTTGCTTTAGAGGCTGCCAATGCATATTTGGAAGCATCTTTAATGGGCCATCCGCCTTCGGTAAGATATACGTCGGCCAGCAATGCCTTTACGGAGCCTTTGTTCGGCCTTCCCGGTGCACGTCTGGTATTAGGCACCCAGGCCTCTGCTTTCTTCAGGTCTTCTTCTATCAGCGGATAGATTTCGGCCGGTGTACTTTTATGCAGGTTCAGGTATTCGGAACTGAAAGTTTCGGAAGGCACGACGGGCACGGCCCCCCAGAACCTGGTGAGCCAGTAGTAAGAGAGCCCTCTTAGAAAATATGCTTCTCCTACTATTGCCTGAATAGTTGCTTCGCTACCGTCGGTAACCTTAGTATAGTTATTGATAATATTGGTGGTTGACTGAATAACTTTATAGCAACCGCGCCAGATAGGCACCATACGACTATTAAGATCGGCAACGTTAAAGCGGTCGAATTCGCGGAACTCTTCCTTATTTGAGCCGGGATGGGTAGTAAGATCATCGGCCCCCATACACATGGCTATCTGCGAAACAGTAGTAAAACCACTCTCCCATGGAATCATAAGACTGCCATAGGCACCTGTTAATGCAGATTCCAGGCCTGCCTGGTTGCTGATGCCGGCGTTACCCAATACCAGTCCATTTGGTTCTTCTGTAAGCTGCTTGGAACAGGAAGCAGCGATAAATATGAAGATGATGAGATAAAGCTTTTGCATCTCTAGTAATTTTAATGATTAAAAACTAAGCGTACATCCTCCTATAAAAGTTCGCACGTTGGGATAAGAACCAAAATCGATCCCCTGCCTGATGTCACCTGCAGAAGAGTTTGATTCCGGGTCAATACCAGAATAACCTGTTATAGTCCAGATATTGGTAGCGCTCACGAACAGTTTTAAGCCTGCTTTTCCTTTGAAGGCCTTGCGTGGGATATCGTAAGACAGGCTTATGTTTTTAAGGCGCAGAAAATCTGCTTTTTCAAGGAAGCGGGTAGACTGGGTGAAGTTGCGGTTAGTAGTGCTGAAGGCAGGGATATCAGATGTTTCATTTACGCCCGGGATATACCTGTGTTTAATGTCGACATAGGTAGCTTCCCTGGCGTCGCCGCCATGATACATGGCAGCAGCCTTGTTGTAGTTGAGCTTATCAAAGCCCATCATTGCGTGGAAGAAGATATTAAACGTAAAACCTTTGTAGGTTACTGTGTTATTCCAACCCAGTGTAGTAGTAGGCATACCTGATCCTATTACACTATAGTCGCTGGCATCTATTACATTATCGCCATTGACATCGAGATAACGGGAGTCGCCTGCTTTTGCACCAAAGTCACCGGCTTTAGTATCGCCCGGTTTCCAGGTACCGAGGTAGGTGAGTCCCCAGATAGAACCTAATGGCTGACCAGGCATTACTACGAATTCAGGTTGCAGTGACATACCACCGCCTATTTTGCGGTTATTGGGATCAAAGATGATCTTATTCTGACCGGTAGAGATAACACGGTTCTTTACAAAAGAGGCATTGAACCAGCTACTCCAGCCAACGGCTGTTTTATCGAACACTTTAGCATCGAGTGCGATTTCAAAGCCTTTGTTCTTAACAGAACCGGAGTTCCTGATAACAGGGTTACCGCCAAGATAGATAGGAAGCGTTTCAGTAAGCAGCAGATCACGGGTATCTTTTATGAAATAATCTGCAGTAAGAGAAAAGCGGCCTTTTAAAATTGCGACATCAATACCCAGATCTTTTTGAACAGTGGTTTCCCATTTCAGTTCCGGGTTGCCAACGTTCCCCAGTATAATACCGGTTTGCGAAGCGGTGTTGTTAAAAGAAGCCACCCTGTTTGAATAGGTTGCAAATGTGCCGTATGCATTTATATTCTGGTTACCTGTATGTCCCCAGCTACCGCGTACTTTCAGGTTACTGATCAAAGGTACCGTTCTCATGAACGATTCTTCAGACACGACCCAGCCAACAGAAGCGGAGGGGAAATAGCTGTATTTGTTGCTGCCTACAAACTTGGAAGAACCGTCTCTGCGTATGGCAGCGGATAACAGGTATTTATTTTTAAATCCGTAAATGGCTCTTCCCATCAGAGAAAACAATGCAGATTCGGAAGTACCGGAAGATGGCGTGCCGGGCGTACCGAGGCCAATGTTATTCCACATAAAAGACTCGTACGTAAGCGCAGATGCGCCTGCGGAAACATAGTTAAAATTATTCTTCTGAAATTCCATCACAGCGGTCAAGTCAAGGTTATGATCGTTATTAAACTGTTTGTGATAGCTCAGCGTATTGGTGCTCTGCAACCTTATCTCTTTGTTTGAGCCATAACTGGCTATAGATGTGTTTGAGTTCACGACCTTTCCTGCAAAGCTTTTATTATCGTAACCAAGGTAGTTGATACCGTATTGCATGTCGAACGAAAGCCCATTTATAATCCTGAATTTAAAGCCTCCCATAGCGTTTGCCAGCAATCTTTCAACAACCGTCAACTGGTCGGTAGTCAAGGCCAGTGGATTAAAGAATACGGAGCTGACAGGATCGCTTACGGTATAACCTCCTACATTATTACGAACAGGCACAGTAGGGGACCATGTGATAGCCTGAGCCAGGGGACTATGAGGGCCATCGGCAGGGATATCTATATTCTGTGAACTGCTGTAAGAGCCAATGATATTGATGAAAGCAGAAATCCTGTCATTCAGTTTGGCGTTGATGTTAGAACGGATGTTATATCTTTTGATATAAGAGTTATTGATCACGCCATTCTGATCGAGGAAGTCGCCGGAAAGGAAGTATCCTCCTTTTTCAGTGCCACCGGAGAGATTAAGCAGGTATTCCTGCGTACCTGCACGGCGGAAGATCTCATCCTGCCAGTTGGTCCCCCCATTTGTTTTAAAGCTGTCAATTTTGGCTTGTGTAAAGGGTAACGCTGCGCCTGTAGCAGCAGCATGTGCATTTGCAGTTTCGGCGAAGTCGCCGGCGTTGAGCAGATCGAGTTTTTTAAGTACCGAAGCGGAAGAGAAACGGGCTGTAGCATTCACCCTTACTGCTCCCCTGGCGCCTTTTTTAGTAGTAAGGATCACGACGCCATTAGCGCCGCGGCTGCCGTAGATAGCTGTTGCCGCCGCATCTTTCAGGACCTGGATGGTTTCTATATCATCGGGGTTGATGGAAGAAAAATCGGCGCCGACAAAACCATCTACTACGTATAACGGGCTGTTGTCGCCGGTAATGGAGTTAGATCCGCGGATGCGGATACGAACGGCGCCACCGGGAGCTCCTGTTGAATTAGTTACCTGTACCCCGGCGGCGCGGCCCTGCAGCACCTGGTCGAGTCTTGTTACAGGCTGTTCTTTAAATGCTGCGCTGGAAACGGAACTGATGGCACTGGAGAGCGTTGTACGGCGTTGTTCGCCATAACCTATCACAATAAGCTCACCCATTTCGGCTGTTACCGGTTTTAGATTTACGGCAATGAAATTTCTGCCCTGTACAGGAATTTCCTGTTTGTCGAAACCAAGAGAGGTAATCACCAGAACAACATTGGCATTAGCAAGCTTAATTTCATATTCACCATTTTCATTGGTGACTGCTCCCCTGTTGGAGCCTTTGATCTGTACAGCAGCGCCGGCAACCGGATTCCCGGTTTCATCGGAAACCTTTCCTTTTACCAGGTGATCATCTGGTGCTTCGAGCATAGGCTGCGGCGTTGGCCGCCGTTTTACGATGATCGTTTTACCATCGATATCATAAACCAACGGTTGAGTGCGGAAACACTGTTCAAGCACCTTATCGAGTGGCTGGTTCCTGGCCTCTACCGTTACGGCTTTGGCGATGGCGAGCTGCTCATCGGTATACAGGAAATTATATCCTGTTTGTCTTTTAATTTCTTTAAAGACCTTTTCAAGCGATGAGTTGTGCACGGAAAGTGTTACAGTGGTTTGCGCGATACTGCGGGCATGTACCTGCAGCATGGTGGCGGTTAGTAATAACACAATTAGTTTCATAATCAATAACGATTTGGCAAATAATCGTATCAAATGGTTTTTCTTATGGGCAGACGGCTGCCGTCTGCCTTGGCAATCAAACGTTAATGGCATACATTTGTAATAATCGGCGTTAATAAATGGATGAAAGTTTATGGACCCGATCTTCAGCCGCATGTGGTACGAACACTTGCGGCTTTTTTATCTCCTTTGGTCGGCTTGCAATCAGTTAAGGACTCATGGCTTCAGCAGATTTTGGTTACTAATAGTTAAGTTGAAAGAGGTTTAGGGTTGTAACAGTTATTTCAGGCTGAGACTGTTCCTCAGGGTGATACAATTATTTTACGGCCGGAGACCTGGAAATGGACTTCTCCGGTCTGCTGCATCATATTCAATAGTTTTTCAATAGACGCATCGCTGGACAGTCCTCCCCTGAAGTGTGCATTTGGCACATCCCCCTTGTACTCAATCTCCACATCGTACCATCTTGCGATCATCCGCATAGCAGCACGGACATCGGTTCCGGCAAACTGGATAAGATCATTTTTCCAGGCTATCGTTTCTTCGGTATTTACATTATTCTGCACTTTTAATATTCCGTTGCGGAAGAGGCTGGCGCATTGACCCGGCACCAGGATCTTTTGTTTATCCTGCGCATCTGCGGCAGGGGCATTCACTTTAACCTTGCCCTGCAATAATGTTGTCTGCACCGCTTCTTCATCGGAATAGGCCATTATATTAAAGCTGGTACCCAATACCTGTACCTGCATATTATCCAGATTCACAAAGAAAGGCTGAGACGCATTTTCTGCGATCTCAAAATAAGCTTCCCCTGAAAGGGTCACCTCTCTTTGGGAACCATTGAAAGCAGTGGGATAATGTAAGCGGCTGGCTGCATTGAGCCAAACTTTAGTTCCATCGGGCAGTGTAATATGGTACCTGCCGCCCCGCGGCGTTGAGATGGTATTGAACAAGTTCGCCGCTGCCGGGCCTGACTGTTGCTGGTAGGCCAGTTGGCCATTGGCCAGCTTTACCACCTGGGTAGTTCCTTGCGTTGCCAACGCGCCGTTTTTAGCATCGTTAAGCGTAATAGTGGAACCATCGGCGAGGGTTAATATCGCCTTGTTCGTTCCAGGGCGGATGCTTTCCTGCGCAGCAGTATTTTTTGCCAGCTTTGGTGCCGGATCCTGCTTTAATAAGCGATAGGCGGCAGTACTGCCAGTCAGTAATAGCAACGCTGCGGCCGCCCATTTCCACCAATGCCTGCGAGGCTGCGTATTCATGAGATGCACTTCCGGTTGCACTTCCGGCTCTTCTTCCTGTAGTTTATCCCAGGTTTCATTGAAGATTTCAACGATATCGGTTTCGGGCGAGGCATATACTTCTGTCTGTTCTATAAACAGCCTGGCAATCGATTCGTTAATCTGTAGCAGATTTTGATTGTCATGAATAAGCGTCCTTAACTGCCTGATTTCGGCGACGGACATTTTTTCATCATCCAGGTATTTCTGCCATAATAAGATAAAGCGTTCCTGTTTGTTCATATGACCTGTTTAAAGCAATCTGCCGGGCCTCCGGCAGGTATGGCTTTTTTATACAGACGTGTAAGAAAACAGGAGGAATGCGTATACCTGAAAAAAAATATCAAGCTTGTAAAACAACAGTCCAGATTAATAAAAAGACACCTTCGTGATATTGCGCCATATATTTCCTGATAGCGCTTAAAGCACGGACCATATAGGATTTGGAGGTAACCCGGGTAATATTCATACGAACGGCGATTTCCGAATGACTTAATCCTTCGAAACGGCTTAGTTTGAACACTTGTTGCATCTGAGGAGGGAGATTATTAACGGCTCTGTTGAGTAAGCCCTCCAGCTCATGATATTCTGCATTTTCGTGCGGATTGGCAGCATCGTCGCGGAAATAAGCAAGCAGGTAATCTTCGTTGTTAGCTGTAAAAACTTTTTTTCGCAGATGATCGATAGCGAGATTACGTGCCAGGGTATATAGAAAAGATCTGAAATAAATGACATCGGGTAGCTGTTCTTTATTTACCCAAAGTTTGATAAAAGTTTCCTGGGCGAGATCCCTTGCTAATTCAGGAGATTTTGAGATTTTAAGGCCAATAGCATAGATCTGATTCCAATAGTGTTCAAAGACAATGCGATAGGCGTCGCGGTCGCCATCGGCGATACGCAACAGCAGTTCCGGCTCGTTGTATGTAGTGACAGATGGCAAAGCTTTAAAAATCGTTGTAATACTAAAGTAAGGAAAAAGCCGGAGTAAAATTTACTCCGGCCTTAATATCTTAAAGTATTCATATGGGATCGTTCCCAAATAAAATACGGCAATTGAAAGGCTGTAAACATACACTATTGCATTACTGTTGATGCAGCATAGCCTCCAGCATTTTTTTTCTTTCTGCCTGCATTTTATAGAATGCTTCTTGTTTATTTTCCAATTCGGACAGCAACATCAACTCTGATTTTATAACAGCCAGGTCCCTGGCTTTATCCGGCATGCGTTCCAAAACAGCTACTTTATCTGCCCAATAACCCTTAAAATTGGACATCGAAAAAGCTTCATTGCTTTTAAATGCGCTATCAATCCAATACAATGCAGTTTCAAGTGCTGTAGAATCAGTGCATTTACCGGTAATAAGGGGACTGTACCAGTCGACCCAGGTTCTTGTGCTGATGTTCTTATAAACACCTTTTTTTACGGCATTGTTCACCCTTGTCACATACGCCATCCAGTTGCGACTGTATTGCAGCTCTTTTATACGTACAGTTGTCACCAGTTCTTCTTTTGACGTAATTCCTTTTTCATCCATCATTGCCAGCAGCTTTTGAAAAGCAGCTTCGTCAAATACCTTCCCAGCCTTTACCGCAGACAGGAGTTGACTGGCATTACGGGTGTATTTTTCAGCCAACATACTTTCGACATTAGCCTTCCCGAACTTTTCATCAAAGGAATTTCTATTGGCATAGATATAAGTTATTACAGGCGAAAAGGGCGTTTGTACCTGTTTAGCTATTAGCTGATAGATATCTTTCTCGAAATAGCGTTCTTTTGGAATAATAGATAAGTAATGCAATGCTACTTCTCTTTCGCGGGAATCAGCCATCTTGTTGAGAAACTGCAAATATGCTGCAACAACTGCAGGATCATCTTTATGCTTATTGTAATCAGCTTCCAGCGCAACTTCGGCATATCCTCCACTCAAAGCTTTTGAAGCTTCTGCCAGCAATGGAGCAGCCTTCATAAAGCCAACCGCACGATGTACAAGATTGCCGGCTCCGTCAACCCATAACAACGTTGGATAAGCACCCACATGATAGTTTTTAGCCAGGGCGACACCTGCTCCAACTTCTATATCTGTTTTAAAGCAGATAAAGTTACTGTTGAAAAAAGCGGCTACTTTTTCATTGGGAAAAACTTCTGCAGCGAGCTTCTTACAAGGCACACACCAAGAGGTATAACAGTCGATGAAGATGAGTTTCTTTTCTTTTCTGGCTTTGGCGGTTATTTCAGCCCAAGTGCCTTTTTCAAAATGAACACCTCCGTTCTGTTGAGCCAATACCAACCCGGAATAGAGTCCCAACCAAACAACAAGTATTATCTCCTTCATAATATCAATTAAATATTCGCATTAAAAAAGGGGCCGTCCATTCTTTTGTTCAGCCCCTATCGTTTACTTACTGCCGAAATCTATATTTTTTTCTCTAAATGGATTTTCCGCCGTCTCCGAATAATAGTTAGCGCCTGTGAAGAATTTACCTAATTCCAGATAACCAACTATCAAAAGACTATTCTTATATTCCGGATGTATATATAAGGCGTAATAATACTCCGGAGGCTCAACCGGATTCAGATATATTCCTTTAAGTTTAAATCCTGCAATCTGTTTAGGGACTTTATTGGGATCACCTATAATATCTCTGGTAGCAACTTTATATTCGGTTATAACATCACTGGGAAAATATTTAAGGAAAAGCGTCCCATCCTCTTGCTCTTTGCAGGAAAAATTTCCTTTAGGCATACGACGGGTAGACTCCCATCCAACCGTTTTCGCGGTACCTTTTTTAAAAAAAATGGAAATGTAACCTGCACTTATATCCAACTTTGACGCAGTTTGTGCATTTACTTTAATAAAGGCAACTGCAGCTATCAAGAAGAAAAACACTCTGGCCATGTCAGTATAATTTAGTTTGTTGGGGTTCCAGAATATTTACAAAAGCCGGTAGTTGTAGCCTTTGGGCGTAACGGAGTTCCATAGGATTGGAAACTCAATCTAAAAGAAATGTCCCAGTTATAGCTTGTAATATTATTCTCGACCGATGTAACCGTTTCATCTTCACCGATTTCTGCACCAATTTCGCCAACACCCGCATTTAAGCCGGCTCTTACCAAAACCCTGCCTGTACTCGTTTTCGTAAAGGTCCGCTTCTCAAGCAGATCTCCATAAGAACGCCCAATTACCGCCTGTTCCTCTCCTCCCACGTTAGCATAAGGAGTGTAGGGTACTTCAGTAGTTCCAATAGCCGGACCAGTTAAAAACACGGACACATTTCCCAGCAGGAAGGCTGAGGGCATCCATAAGTTTGAAATATTATACTGCACAGGGATCAACAGTGTTAAGACATTACGTCTTTGTGCAAAAGGAAAAGTTACACGATGATAATATTGAACATCACTAGGGCCAACATCAATCCCATCAGCAGCAGACCAATCTTCATCTTCCAAAAGATAAATCTCCTCACTAGCTCCTGGATCTAAATCAGCATCATAATCAGTGCGATATAATGAAGACCGAGCATCAGGCCCAGCGTTTAAGGCGCTATCTCTAAAGAGATTAATCAAACTATCTGACTTCTTAATATCTTTAAAATATTTCATCAACAATTGATATTGAACTTTAGTGATATTAAGACTAATTGAATCACGGATCCGCCCGGGTGAACTGATTTCATCAGCACCTTCATTAGAAATAGATGTTTGCTTTGTACAGGAAAAAAAAGGAAAAAGCATCAGAAACGCAATAGCATTTCGAATAGATAAAAGACGCATATTAGCATGTATTGGTGAAATAGGATATACTTAGTTAAAAATTTCTGCCAGTCTTTTTTCCAGATCAGGTCCTTTCAGATTTTTAGCAATAATCTTTCCGTTCGGATCCACCAATACATTCTGGGGGATGCCGTCAATGCCGTACAGGGCGGCGGCTTCATTTCTCATCTTCAGGTCGGCGACCTGCTTCCAGGGCAGTTTATCTTCTTTAATAGCAGAAAGCCAGTTGTCTTTAAATGCCTCAATATCGAGAGATACGCCAAGAATTTCCAACCCCTTTTCGTGATAGACCAAGTAAGCTTTTACTACATTCTTATTTTCTTTGCGGCAGGGACCACACCAGGATGCCCAGAAATCAACCAATACATATTTGCTCCTGTAGTCCGATAATTTTACAGGCTTACCTTCCGGATCAAACTGCGTAAAGTCTGGCGCCATAGTCCCCACAGCAGTCGTATTGATACTTTTGAGTTGTGCAGCATAACTTTTTGCCGATGGCGTAGCTTTTACGCTCGCCGACAGCTTCTCAAATAATGGGGCAGCCACTTCATATTCGGGAATAACCCCTGCATATTTCTTTAAAGCCAGCAAACTCAGGAAACTACCCGGCCTGGTCTTTAAGAAATTGAAATAAACAGTTCTCTTCATTTCCGAAATGGAATCGCTTTGCAGTTCTATCCGCGACATGAGTGCCGTATCGTTTCGTTGTTGCGCCGGCATATTTTTATAGTAGGCATCAAGCTGCTTCTTTTTTTCTTCTATAGGAGCCAGCGATGCATTAAGTTGCTTGTAGTCGTCATTGAGCCGGGAGCCGCTTATAGTGCTATAAGCAAGCGAATCGGCCACGGCATGAAGTCTGATGATGCCAGGCTCCAGGTAAAGCTTCAGGTGTTCTGATCGAATTCTACCTTTCGGCGTTCTCCCCATTACTATCAGCGTAACTTCTGCAGGTTCTTCGATTGCCCCCTTTAGTTCGAAGTGGCCATCTTTAATTTCAGCAGTATCGTTGATGATAGGGCTGAAGCAAATGATCTTCGCCGTTGCTGTACCTGCAAACCCATCCATTTCTCCTTTCAGTATATATTCTGTTTTCTGCGCCATTGCCAGGGCGGGAAAGAGAATCATAGCAGTTATAATAGTCTTCTTCATTTTTTAAGGATTTTGTTCCCACGTTGGATTAAAATACATTACCTGGAGTGGTATGCGCAGCACATACCGGGGGCTACCTGGTTGCAGTGTAGCGATAACACTGCCGGTTCCGTTATATCTTTCAACCGCGGGCATACGCCCTTCCGCATC
The Filimonas effusa genome window above contains:
- a CDS encoding TlpA disulfide reductase family protein, which encodes MKKTIITAMILFPALAMAQKTEYILKGEMDGFAGTATAKIICFSPIINDTAEIKDGHFELKGAIEEPAEVTLIVMGRTPKGRIRSEHLKLYLEPGIIRLHAVADSLAYSTISGSRLNDDYKQLNASLAPIEEKKKQLDAYYKNMPAQQRNDTALMSRIELQSDSISEMKRTVYFNFLKTRPGSFLSLLALKKYAGVIPEYEVAAPLFEKLSASVKATPSAKSYAAQLKSINTTAVGTMAPDFTQFDPEGKPVKLSDYRSKYVLVDFWASWCGPCRKENKNVVKAYLVYHEKGLEILGVSLDIEAFKDNWLSAIKEDKLPWKQVADLKMRNEAAALYGIDGIPQNVLVDPNGKIIAKNLKGPDLEKRLAEIFN